A region of Nocardioides sp. JS614 DNA encodes the following proteins:
- the tatC gene encoding twin-arginine translocase subunit TatC, with the protein MSLSGVFDYFSGRPRHPVGADGRMALSDHLRELRARLLKSVLFLVLTFAVALFFFDRPDDGLLGLVLGPYNDARGMLGEKVQTRAYVAGATGPLMLQLKLCGVAAIVASSPYWLYQIWAFVVPGLHDQERKWTRIFAAIAGPLFIIGVATGYYVLPRGLEVLIGFTPAGLDNLVEFGDYFSFLTRMLLVFGIAFEIPLFVVMLNLAGVVSGKTLGRYRPWIILGTFVFAAVATPSTDPFSMTMLAIPMLLLFFVAEVIARTVDRARRRGAGSTDQWADDEASPL; encoded by the coding sequence TTGTCCCTCAGCGGCGTCTTCGACTACTTCTCCGGCCGACCGCGCCACCCGGTGGGCGCCGACGGCCGGATGGCCCTCTCGGACCACCTCCGTGAACTCCGCGCCCGACTGCTCAAGTCGGTGCTGTTCCTCGTCCTGACGTTCGCGGTCGCGCTGTTCTTCTTCGACCGCCCCGACGACGGCCTGCTCGGGCTCGTGCTCGGCCCCTACAACGACGCACGGGGGATGCTCGGCGAGAAGGTCCAGACCCGGGCGTACGTCGCGGGCGCGACCGGTCCGCTGATGCTGCAGCTCAAGCTGTGCGGCGTCGCGGCCATCGTCGCCTCCAGCCCCTACTGGCTCTACCAGATCTGGGCCTTCGTCGTGCCCGGCCTGCACGACCAGGAGCGGAAGTGGACCCGGATCTTCGCCGCCATCGCCGGACCCCTGTTCATCATCGGCGTCGCCACCGGCTACTACGTGCTGCCGCGCGGCCTGGAGGTCCTGATCGGTTTCACGCCCGCCGGCCTGGACAACCTCGTGGAGTTCGGCGACTACTTCTCGTTCCTGACCCGGATGCTGCTGGTCTTCGGCATCGCGTTCGAGATCCCGCTGTTCGTGGTCATGCTCAACCTCGCCGGGGTGGTCTCCGGCAAGACGCTCGGTCGCTACCGGCCATGGATCATCCTCGGGACCTTCGTGTTCGCGGCGGTCGCGACCCCGTCCACGGACCCGTTCTCGATGACGATGCTCGCCATCCCGATGCTCCTGCTGTTCTTCGTCGCCGAGGTCATCGCGCGGACCGTGGACCGGGCCCGCCGCCGGGGCGCCGGCAGCACCGACCAGTGGGCCGACGACGAGGCTTCGCCCCTGTGA
- a CDS encoding diacylglycerol kinase yields the protein MTDRDIALLTNPTAGKGRGARYRDAALAHLRAAGLTVRNLTGRDADESQDLAHQAVADGVDALVVVGGDGMVHLAVQALAGTGIPLGVVPAGTGNDVARYFDVPRKDPLAAADVVIRGHTRVVDLARSGRRHYLTVLAAGFDAVVNERANKMTWPKGQMRYNLATLAELRTFTPIPYTLDLDGVAHHLDAMLVAVGNGPSFGGGLRITEGAVLDDGLLDVVIIKPMSKAGLIRTYPKLFKGTHVSHPQYEHHRVRAITVAAPGIVSYADGERFGPLPLTVECAPGALTVLT from the coding sequence GTGACCGACCGCGACATCGCGCTGCTGACGAACCCGACCGCCGGCAAGGGCCGCGGGGCGCGCTACCGCGACGCCGCGCTCGCCCACCTGCGCGCCGCCGGCCTCACCGTCCGCAACCTGACCGGGCGCGACGCCGACGAGTCGCAGGACCTCGCGCACCAGGCCGTCGCCGACGGCGTCGACGCCCTGGTGGTCGTCGGGGGCGACGGGATGGTCCACCTGGCAGTCCAGGCGCTCGCCGGCACCGGGATCCCGCTGGGCGTCGTGCCGGCCGGCACCGGCAACGACGTCGCCCGCTACTTCGACGTTCCCCGCAAGGACCCGCTGGCGGCCGCCGACGTCGTGATCCGTGGCCACACCCGCGTGGTGGACCTGGCCCGCAGCGGCCGCCGGCACTACCTCACGGTGCTCGCCGCGGGCTTCGACGCGGTCGTCAACGAGCGCGCGAACAAGATGACCTGGCCCAAGGGCCAGATGCGCTACAACCTGGCGACGCTCGCCGAGCTGCGCACGTTCACGCCGATCCCCTACACGCTCGACCTGGACGGAGTCGCGCACCACCTCGACGCGATGCTGGTGGCCGTCGGCAACGGCCCGTCGTTCGGTGGCGGCCTCCGGATCACCGAGGGCGCCGTCCTCGACGACGGGTTGCTCGACGTGGTGATCATCAAGCCGATGAGCAAGGCCGGGCTGATCCGCACCTATCCCAAGCTGTTCAAGGGCACCCACGTTTCCCACCCGCAGTACGAGCACCACCGGGTGCGCGCGATCACCGTCGCCGCCCCCGGCATCGTGTCCTACGCCGACGGGGAGCGCTTCGGGCCGCTGCCGCTGACCGTGGAGTGTGCCCCCGGCGCGCTGACGGTCCTCACGTAG
- the tatA gene encoding Sec-independent protein translocase subunit TatA encodes MRTHMFALAIGGLGTTELLIILAVIILLFGAAKLPELARGSGRALRIFKAETKGLMDDGQDDATKTAEQRELETRQAELDQRQAELDAERDRLQRPDSA; translated from the coding sequence GTGAGGACCCACATGTTCGCGCTTGCCATCGGCGGCCTCGGCACGACCGAGCTGCTCATCATCCTGGCTGTCATCATCCTGCTCTTCGGTGCCGCGAAGCTCCCCGAGCTCGCTCGCGGCAGCGGTCGGGCGCTGCGGATCTTCAAGGCCGAGACCAAGGGCCTGATGGACGACGGCCAGGACGACGCCACCAAGACCGCCGAGCAGCGCGAGCTCGAGACGCGGCAGGCCGAGCTGGACCAGCGCCAGGCGGAGCTGGACGCCGAGCGGGACCGCCTGCAGCGTCCCGACAGCGCCTGA